A stretch of Acidovorax sp. RAC01 DNA encodes these proteins:
- a CDS encoding CreA family protein yields the protein MSTAARAAAAAALWAAGLALLGTAGVAQAAPGEKVGTVDTAFQWIGRDHDIIVEAYDDPAVQGVTCYVSRARTGGIKGSLGLAEDRAEASIACRQVGPISFPEPLKKQEEVFSERMSILFKRLRIVRMVDSTRNTLVYLTYSEKLIDGSPQNSVTAVPVDRAIAVPVRK from the coding sequence GTGAGCACCGCCGCACGCGCCGCAGCGGCTGCCGCCCTGTGGGCCGCCGGCCTTGCATTGCTGGGCACTGCGGGCGTGGCCCAGGCTGCGCCTGGCGAAAAAGTGGGCACAGTCGACACCGCCTTCCAGTGGATCGGACGCGACCACGACATCATCGTGGAGGCCTATGACGACCCCGCCGTGCAGGGCGTGACCTGCTACGTGTCGCGTGCGCGCACCGGCGGCATCAAGGGCTCGCTCGGCCTGGCAGAAGACCGGGCCGAGGCATCGATTGCCTGCCGCCAGGTCGGCCCGATCAGCTTTCCCGAGCCCCTGAAAAAACAGGAAGAAGTGTTCAGCGAGCGCATGTCCATCCTGTTCAAGCGCCTGCGCATCGTGCGCATGGTGGACTCCACGCGCAACACGCTGGTCTACCTCACGTACTCCGAAAAGCTCATTGACGGCTCGCCCCAGAACAGCGTGACCGCCGTGCCGGTGGACCGCGCCATCGCGGTTCCGGTGCGCAAGTAA
- a CDS encoding DsbA family oxidoreductase → MTAKTLKIDFVSDVSCPWCIIGLKALEQAADRLAGQVALDLHFQPFELNPQMGPEGQDIGEHLQQKYGATPEQSQRNREAIAARGAELGFTFGMDKRSRIYNTFDAHRLLHWAEESGRQHALKHALFTAYFTEGQDPSNHEVLVAAATGVGLDAQEARALLASDRYAAEVREREQFYLQHGIHSVPAVIINDRHLIQGGQPVEVFEQALRQLAQEAAA, encoded by the coding sequence ATGACCGCCAAAACCCTCAAGATCGATTTCGTCTCGGATGTCTCCTGCCCCTGGTGCATCATCGGCCTCAAAGCCCTGGAACAGGCCGCCGACCGCCTGGCCGGGCAGGTGGCGCTGGACCTGCATTTCCAGCCCTTCGAGCTGAACCCGCAGATGGGCCCGGAAGGCCAGGACATCGGCGAGCACCTGCAGCAGAAATACGGCGCGACACCCGAGCAGAGCCAGCGCAACCGCGAAGCCATTGCAGCGCGCGGGGCAGAGCTGGGCTTTACCTTCGGCATGGACAAGCGCAGCCGCATCTACAACACCTTTGACGCCCACCGCCTGCTGCACTGGGCCGAGGAGTCGGGCCGCCAGCATGCGCTCAAGCACGCGCTGTTCACGGCGTATTTCACCGAAGGACAGGACCCGAGCAACCACGAAGTGCTGGTGGCCGCTGCCACGGGCGTGGGGCTGGACGCCCAGGAAGCCCGCGCCCTGCTGGCCTCAGACCGCTACGCCGCCGAGGTGCGCGAGCGCGAGCAGTTCTACCTGCAGCACGGCATCCACTCGGTGCCCGCCGTCATCATCAACGACCGCCACCTGATCCAGGGCGGCCAGCCGGTGGAGGTTTTTGAGCAGGCCCTGCGGCAACTGGCCCAGGAAGCAGCCGCCTGA
- a CDS encoding YcjF family protein → MNIDQQKSILTIALLAAFADGDKDDAEREEIRRIAQSLAGDAGMADLPRIYQDVLLKRTSVQAAAQGLTDASHRQLAYEMAVCVCDVDGRQTPAERSFLASLKGALQLGAPQTDAFDLEADTLVDVAEKAVPASAAAATATAARAAGPSASATSTASPTTILPTAQEAALDKSILNYALINGALELLPQSWASMAIIPMQIKMVYAIGKTYGVELDQGHIKEFIAAAGVGMTSQYLEQFGRKLLGGLLGKAAGRTMGGLGSAATGMAFSFATTYALGQVARRYYAGGRVMSTAMLRETFQGLLGPAKQMQADYLPQIREKASTLDAGKIMAMVRGA, encoded by the coding sequence ATGAACATCGATCAGCAAAAATCCATCCTCACCATCGCACTGCTGGCGGCATTTGCCGACGGCGACAAGGACGACGCCGAACGCGAAGAGATCCGCCGCATCGCCCAGTCGCTGGCGGGCGACGCGGGCATGGCCGACTTGCCGCGGATCTACCAGGATGTGCTGCTCAAGCGCACCAGCGTGCAAGCCGCGGCGCAGGGGCTGACCGATGCCTCGCACCGGCAGCTGGCCTACGAAATGGCGGTGTGCGTGTGCGACGTGGACGGCCGCCAGACACCGGCGGAACGGAGCTTTCTCGCATCGCTCAAGGGCGCGCTGCAGCTGGGCGCTCCGCAGACGGACGCGTTCGACCTGGAAGCCGACACGCTGGTCGACGTTGCCGAAAAGGCGGTACCGGCATCGGCAGCTGCAGCCACTGCAACCGCGGCCCGCGCTGCAGGGCCCTCCGCCTCGGCCACGTCCACCGCCAGCCCCACCACGATTTTGCCGACCGCGCAGGAGGCCGCGCTGGACAAGTCCATCCTCAACTACGCGCTGATCAACGGCGCGCTGGAGCTGCTGCCCCAGTCATGGGCGTCGATGGCCATCATCCCCATGCAGATCAAGATGGTCTACGCCATCGGCAAGACCTACGGCGTGGAGCTGGACCAGGGCCACATCAAGGAATTCATCGCCGCGGCAGGCGTGGGCATGACCTCGCAGTACCTGGAGCAGTTTGGCCGCAAGCTCCTGGGTGGCCTGCTGGGCAAGGCCGCGGGCCGCACCATGGGCGGCCTGGGCAGCGCGGCCACGGGCATGGCGTTCTCGTTTGCCACCACGTACGCGCTGGGCCAGGTGGCGCGGCGCTACTACGCCGGCGGCCGTGTGATGAGCACCGCCATGCTGCGCGAAACCTTCCAGGGGCTGCTCGGGCCCGCCAAGCAAATGCAGGCCGACTATCTGCCGCAGATTCGCGAAAAGGCCTCCACGCTGGATGCCGGCAAGATCATGGCGATGGTGCGTGGCGCCTGA